A region of the Phaeodactylum tricornutum CCAP 1055/1 chromosome 1, whole genome shotgun sequence genome:
CTCCTCTCATTTGACAGAATTGTACCCGGATCTTCCACTATGTGGCATGATGTCCGTTCCATCCGTGTACACAACATTTCCCTTGAATGGTGATGGATCCAACGAAGCCTCTTTGACAGACTCTGGTTTCTTGTCTGTCCCTTCTTCCGTTCCTAGTTCACCTTCGCTGTTATTCCCTGAAAGCTGTGAAGACCCACGACTTGGCGGCCAGATCATTGCCCACGAGGAGATTCCTTTGTCACTTGCGACCTGCAACCCTGTGCCGTGCGATCATTGCATAGTGACACACCATTCGGGGACCTGGTATGATCAGTTGGAAAGTGAGCGGGATTGGGAAGCTTTTCGAGAAAATGCGGCTACTGTGCTTGCAGCAATGCAAGAAGACACCAACCTGCCGCCAGATACATTGATGGCATATCTCATTCAAGCAGAAGAAGAATACTTCTGGAAGAATGATCATGGTGATGATCAGTTGCGTAAAGTGAGTGCCTTTGTCGAGGTCGCCTTAACGGTTGCAACTGTTACCTTGCCCTTGATTGTAACGGCTCTACTGGCACGACGATGGCCGCCTTTCTCTACGTAATGCCTCATCACTGCTGTACGATACTGCTTTTTTTCGCGAGTATGAAGGAGTCTAGGAAGGAAAAAATCTGTTAACTATTGCTTTTTCTCGTCAGTGTGAGGGTGTATAGGGTTTAAAATTATTTGCTGCTtgcttcttcctctttcttgactttcttctttttcttgcgcttTTTGATGCCACGTTCGTATGCTGTAATAGAAAGATCTGCGATCCGTTGCTTTTCCTCTTCCGATTCTTTCTTTGCTCGCTCCGCAGAAGTCATGCCGGCTTCCATGCTTTTCACTGCCACTCCAGCAATATGGGGTGTAATGACAAGGTCCACATCATCGTAGCCTACTTCCGAGAAAATTGGAAAGCGCTCTTCCTCGTTTTCCGGGACCTCACCGGTGAGACTCATCAAATCTTCCACGTACGCCAGATACGATTCATTCCCAAACTCCGTTTGTTCCACGAACAAAAAGCGCCCACCCGGTTTTAGGACTCTCGCCGCTTCTCGGATACTCTTTTTCCAGTCCAGTCCATTTTCCTCCATTTTGGCTGCCGCCTGCATACTGACAACCACATCGACCGATTCGTCCGGTGTTTCCCGCAAATCATCCGACGGTTGATCCACATAGTTAATAGTCGCTGACCCGCCTCGTCGTTCCTGTTGCTGCTTGAGTTGACGCCGCGCCGAAACGGTGAGCTGGCCGTCTTTTTCCGAAGAGGACGTGATGATTTCCCGAATGGTCCGCGGCAAAAAAGTGACGACACGCCCGTCCTCACTACCGAGCTGCAAGGCAACGTCCGCGGAACGAGGGGTTTGGTTCGTGAAAAGGGACGCCGATACCCATTCGGCTCGCAAGTAGGTAACGAGATCCAAACCCATCCGCAGCGACGTGGTACGACGCGGGGCTCGCCGGGCCCGGCCGAAATCCCCGCTGGTGGGAGCCACAAACGCATCCGACGCGGCGAGAAAGAAACACAGCGTTACGGAGAAACACAGAGAGAGTGAGGACTTCATGATGATTTCGTCCGACCAAACGCACTGTGCGTTTATCGGTGTAAGTGTAGTTTTTCTCGCAACGTCCTTCCAGAGCCCAGCGAAGAAACGACAATCATCGTGAGTTGCACCCAGGGATGTCCCCCAGGGGTCCCCCAGTGGAAAGGGCTACTGCCCTCGAGGTTAGGAAGGGGTAGGGGCTTTCGTTTCGTCCAGAGCTGCTGTTGTTGGGTCCGAACGTATCAGGGAGAAAACCTCCACCGCGCGAAAGGGACTATTTCATGCGCGCCGATTGGCGTGAACGGTCCTTCCTTCAGACGTACAGAAATAGGTACAGACGGAGCAGGGAACGAAAGTTGAAGGCCGATCCTGGAGGTTGACGTTCCCGGATTGCCCAACGTTGATGCGAAAGGTCGCTATCGTCATACGTAGGATTCTACGAGCCCTTCCACGAAGGAACGGAGCGACCTTCTCAGGGCCCCGTGTGGTCCGCAGTGGTCCCCAAATTTTACTCGGTAAGGTGCGTGTGGAACCATGAGAATTGTGGTCTGCGGGATCCGGTCGGTCAATAGTAGTCTCggaaagtatatatacaaTAGACGAAACAATACGATTGCGATGTGGGACGTCCGCGGGATAAGAACAATCTCGATTTTCGGGTCATCAAAATTGGAAAGTGATTTTGCGCCCTGCCGGAAGATCTCGTCATTCGTAGAGAAGCCCTCGAGGCCTCGCACTGACGAGATTTGTTTCCGACGGTAGTTTTTTTGCGACGATGCTTGACGTACACGGAGTTCTTTGTGAAAATTGTATATTGATTTTGACTCTGGCCAGTGGTCACCATATTCTCACCCAAAATTTCTCTGCTCATTGCAATTTTTGCTGCAGTTGTCAAGTACAGAACCATGAAGCTCGCCATTGTTGTCGCTCTTATCTCCTCGGTTGCCGCCTTTACGGCTCCACTGAACACTGCGGTAAGTGGAATTTTAAACGTGGAGTTTTCCCGATTTCGAACAATCCATCCTTTTCTCACGGCCACGATTGAATCGTACTTCGACGCCTCTCGTTTTGTTTGCGTTGCAGTCCAAGAGCTCCACGGCTCTCAATATGGCTGGACTTTTCAAGCCTGCTTTGAAGTATGTTCCTTGCATTCCTCTAAGTGAGCTTCCAAAGCCCGGAAGTGCAACTTCCGGAATTGCCGGTGGCCTTGCTATTTGCATCGCCGTCGACAAGAAAGGATCCGTCTACGCTCTCGGAGACAAGTGCCCTCCGGTCAACCAGCCCCTTTCGTTCGGTAAAGTCAACCCCGACGGAACTATCCAAGACCCCGTTCTGGGAACCAAGTTTTCGTTGAAGACTGGTGACGTTGTTGGAGCCTGGTGCCCATCCGGAATCGGCAAACTTCTCGGAGGAGCCTTCACTCCCAGTGGTGTCCCGACCTACCCGGTGCGTCAGCGAGGTGGAAGCCTCGAAGTGCAGGTCGACGTCAACTACAAAGCCAACTTTGAAAAGAGCTACTGGACCGGAGTTTTGGACGCCCAGGGAAAATCGGATGGAACTTACTACTAAACTGCCGACCAGCCTGTGTGTTTTTCATACGACAAAAACGGCTAACCAGGGCATTCGGTGGGATGATGCCATTCTCAACTTTCGGATAAAGAATGATCTAATGTTTCAAAATGCGGATTGATTCTCCCATCCCTTGTAGCCGCCTACGGTTTACGTTTAGTAATAGAGAGAAGCTGGAGTGGCGTGTATGTAGCATTTCATTTCTCCTTCCGGGCGAGTAACGTCCCGGCCCTCCGTGCCACCAACGCAACGAGTGAAATTCTGTAAAGGTTTTGAGCAGCTCCCAAACGCCCCTGTCCACTTCTCCCGTGCAGTTATACATACGTACGCTCGTTTTCTTTCGAGCATGTCAT
Encoded here:
- a CDS encoding predicted protein encodes the protein AASSEDKNLMARVPQLNKESYVPCIPLSELPKPGSATSGIAGGLAICIAVDKKGSVYALGDKCPPVNQPLSFGKVNPDGTIQDPVLGTKFSLKTGDVVGAWCPSGIGKLLGGAFTPSGVPTYPVRQRGGSLEVQVDVNYKANFEKSYWTGVLDAQGKSDGTYY